AGCTACATAAGTCCACATAATTATAGCTATTACTAAGGCAAAGATTTTAATGGTAATATTATTCTCCTTCTCCTTGCTCATTTTTACGCCTCCACTTTACAATAAAACTTTGTTTTTGTTTCTTGGGTTTATATACATCTAATAATATTTGTTTTAATGTTTTCACATCTAAGTATCTAGCAAGACTGCCATTTTCAGCAATAGATATTGCCCCTGTTTCTTCTGAAACAACGATTGCTAAACCATCGGATTTTTCAGAAATACCAAGAGCTGCTC
The sequence above is drawn from the Tissierellales bacterium genome and encodes:
- a CDS encoding DNA integrity scanning protein DisA nucleotide-binding domain protein; protein product: AALGISEKSDGLAIVVSEETGAISIAENGSLARYLDVKTLKQILLDVYKPKKQKQSFIVKWRRKNEQGEGE